One window of Botrimarina mediterranea genomic DNA carries:
- a CDS encoding P-II family nitrogen regulator codes for MKLIIAIVQPSKLEDVKAALAEVEVVRLTILDVQGFGRQKGHTEQYRGTEISVNLLRKVQLQIAVNEQFVEPTISAIIKGGRTGDAGEIGDGKIFVLPMDDCIRIRTGERGTEAI; via the coding sequence ATGAAACTCATCATCGCGATCGTCCAGCCCAGCAAGCTGGAGGACGTTAAGGCCGCTCTTGCCGAGGTGGAGGTTGTCCGCCTTACCATCCTCGACGTCCAGGGCTTTGGCCGGCAGAAGGGGCACACCGAGCAGTACCGCGGCACCGAGATCTCGGTCAACCTGCTGCGGAAGGTCCAGCTCCAGATCGCCGTCAACGAGCAGTTCGTCGAGCCGACGATCAGCGCCATCATCAAGGGCGGCCGCACCGGCGACGCGGGCGAGATCGGCGACGGCAAGATCTTCGTCCTCCCGATGGACGACTGCATCCGCATCCGCACCGGCGAACGCGGCACCGAGGCGATTTAG